CGTGAGGTCAAAAATCGCCCTGGGTATCGTCCTGATGACCGTATCGCTGTTTTTGAGTTAATTTTAGAGCCTTTTTCTATAGCTAATGGTATGATGACCCAAACCCTAAAGGTTAAACGCCCTGTGGTAACAAACCATTATCAGGATATGATAGACGCAATGTTTTAGCTTTCAAAAAGTCCCTGCCATTATGGTAGGGATTTTTTATTTATGATGATACATCCTGTGAAAGATTGAGTTTTTTTTGCCTCAGAATTGTATGTTTGGCAATGGCTTCAAAATCTCGATCGCAATGGTATAAAATAACATTATTTTCCATCGCCACAATAGCAATGCCACAGTCAATATTACTGCGAATTGTAAGTCCTTTTCTTCTCAATTCAAAGTATAGTCTGGCAGAATTTTCCCAGATGGAATTATAATCAGGTTCAAGATAATTTTGAACCGCCAAGTAAGAATTTATTTTTCCCCATTCACTCTCATTTTTACAACCTTGCAAGAGTTCCATTTTCGTAAAAATTGGCAGATAATAATTTCTGTCTCCAATAATTGTTTGGAGTCTTTTTGCTTTGACTTTTGATTTATCCCTTAATACTTCAATCCAAATGGATGTATCAATCAATAACATAACGGTTTGTTCTCAGTTTATCGGTGCTAAAATCATCAACAAACTCTATTTCTCCAGCTAATTCTAAAAGATTTTTAGTAGGTTGTCTTTTGACTAATTCTGATAGGGCAAAATTGATTAATTCTTTCTTTGTTTTTAAGCCCGTTATGGCAAATCCTTGTTTTAGCAAGTTTTCATCTAAATCTATATTAGTTTTCATGTTGCTAATTATGTATATGATTATATATAATATCTCATCAAAAAAATTAACACCCCTCAAATAAGAAAAAAATTAAAACTATTGTGGTAACAAGGGGGGATCAGGATATGATAAACGCAATGTTTTAGTGAAATTCATCGTTAATATAATTCTATGCAGT
The sequence above is a segment of the Cyanobacterium stanieri PCC 7202 genome. Coding sequences within it:
- a CDS encoding PilT protein domain protein (PFAM: PIN domain~COGs: COG1487 nucleic acid-binding protein contains PIN domain~InterPro IPR002716~KEGG: ana:all2196 hypothetical protein~PFAM: PilT protein domain protein~SPTR: All2196 protein), which produces MLLIDTSIWIEVLRDKSKVKAKRLQTIIGDRNYYLPIFTKMELLQGCKNESEWGKINSYLAVQNYLEPDYNSIWENSARLYFELRRKGLTIRSNIDCGIAIVAMENNVILYHCDRDFEAIAKHTILRQKKLNLSQDVSS
- a CDS encoding Protein of unknown function DUF2191 (PFAM: Uncharacterized protein conserved in bacteria (DUF2191)~InterPro IPR019239~KEGG: gvi:gsl2900 hypothetical protein~PFAM: Protein of unknown function DUF2191~SPTR: Gsl2900 protein) yields the protein MKTNIDLDENLLKQGFAITGLKTKKELINFALSELVKRQPTKNLLELAGEIEFVDDFSTDKLRTNRYVID